The genomic window CGCCCCGGTCCCTTCGTTCGGCGGCCTCGATGCGGAATTGCTGATTGTCGGTTTGGCGCCGGGCCTGCGCGGGGCCAATCGCACCGGGCGTCCCTTCACCGGGGATTTCGCCGGCGACCTGCTCTACGGCACGCTTTTGAAGTTCGGCTTCGCGCGCGGGGTTTATGGCGCGGACGCCGCCGATGGGTTCCGACTCGAGGGGGTGCGAATCACCAACGCGGTCCGCTGCGTGCCGCCGGAAAACAAGCCGACCGGTCCCGAGATCGCGGCATGCCGGCCATTCCTGGTCGCCGAGATCGCCGCCATGCCGCGCCTGAAGGCCATGCTCGCGCTCGGCGCCATCGCCCACCAGTCGGTTCTCGCCGCCGAGGGAGTCCGCAAGTCGGCGTTCCGTTTTGCCCACGGCGCCCGCCACGAACTGCCGTTGGGACGCTGGCTCTTGGACAGCTATCATTGCTCCCGCTACAACACCAACACCGGCAAGCTGAC from Rhodospirillales bacterium includes these protein-coding regions:
- a CDS encoding uracil-DNA glycosylase, with the protein product MPAPATVPDVDCARCPRLVEFRRANRRANPSWHNAPVPSFGGLDAELLIVGLAPGLRGANRTGRPFTGDFAGDLLYGTLLKFGFARGVYGADAADGFRLEGVRITNAVRCVPPENKPTGPEIAACRPFLVAEIAAMPRLKAMLALGAIAHQSVLAAEGVRKSAFRFAHGARHELPLGRWLLDSYHCSRYNTNTGKLTEAMFASVMAEVRRLVDD